Within Thermoanaerobaculia bacterium, the genomic segment CCGAGGAGCCGGTCCCAGGAGCGTTTCACGGCCTCGAGCGCGGCCTCGACCGCCGCCGGATCGCGATAGCGCTCGACGAGATCCGCCGCCTTGCCGCGATCCGCCGCCTCCCCGAGGAGGACGACGATCTCGCGCGTCTCTCCCGGCGCGAGCGTGAACGACGCGAGGTGCGCCGAGCAGGGATCGAGGCCCGCGCCCGCGCGGCCGAGGAGCGTCGTGCGGCGCAGCGCCGCGGGATCCGAGACGTTTCCGTTTCTCCCGAGGAACTCGCGGCGGTCCGCGGTGAAGGCGCCCCGGGCGCCCGGCGCATGGAGGGCGGCGAACGCGATCCGCCCGCCGAAGTCCGCGTCGTACGGGTTGCGCGCGAAGATCGCGCCGGTTCGTTCATCGTGCTCGGTCACGACGTAGCGTGCTGTGCCCCGGTCGACCCCGAGCACCCATTCCGCGTAATGCGCGGCGGAGAGGCGGCGCGCCGAGGTGCCGCGGTTGGTCAGCCTCAGGCGCGAGATCTTCACCGGATCTTCTTCCGGCACGAACGTCAGGAGCTCGGCCGCGATCGTCCCCTTCCGGTGCTCGAAGACGCTGTATCCCTGGCCGTGGCGGCAGACGTACGCCTCGGGGCCGCGGATCGGGAGGGCGGTCGGCGACCACACTTCGGCGGTGTCGTCGTCGCGGAGATAGAGCACATCGCCCGCGGGATCGGTGACCGGGTCGTTCGACCACGGGGTCAGGCGGTTTTCCTGGCTGTTCTCGGCCCAGGTGCAGGACGAGCCCGATTCGCTGACCAGGAACCCGAACCGGTCGTTGGCGACGACGTTGATCCAGGGGCACGGCGTGTACTGGCCTTCGGCGAGCGTGACGACGTACTCGCGGCCGTCGGGGGAGAAGCCGCCGATCCCGTTGGCGAAGAGGAGCCGCCTCGGCTCGGGCGGGGGAGCGGGCGCCGGCGGCGGCGCCGCCGTGACGGGCGTGAGCGGGGCGGCCGCCGTATCGAGCGACGGGGCGCGCTCGATCTGCTCCGCGAGCGTTCCCCGCTCCCCGACGAGCACGGCGCGCGCGGCGGTCTGGAGGAGGATCGTGTCCTCCTCGGAGATCTGGTCTCCGCGGCGCACGAAGACGCCGCCGGGCTTGTCGACGAGCGCCTGAGACGGCGAGGCGCCGATCAGCCGCTGGATCTGCTCCGCCACGGGCTGGAAGTAGCCGGAGGGGTCGTCGTTGACGATCACGAGATCGACGGAGAGCCCCTTCAACCGCCAGTACTCGTGGGCGCGGATCAGCTGACGGGCGAGCTCGGTCTCCTCCGGGCTCCCGATCCGCACGAGGACGATCGGGTGGTCTCCGGAGATTCCGTGCGCCCAGAGTCCGCGCTGCGACCCGACGTTCTTCGAGAGGAGCTCCGGCGGGGGCCGCAGGCTCGGGTCGTCGTAGAAGAGGCGTGTCGCGAGCCGCTGGAAGAGCTGCGCCTCGTCGGCGGTGATGTCGAGATGCCGGAGCAGCACCTGCGACCGCATCCAGGCGAGCGAGGCCTCGCGGTCGAAGAGGCGCGGGTCCTGGAACCTCTCGGCGAGCGCGATCGCCGCCTCGCGCGAGTCGGCGACGCCGGTCGAGAAGAGGAGCCGCGCGGTCTCACCCGGGCCGACGCGGATCCGCTGCCGGAGCGAGAAGATCGGGTCGAGCACCGCCCCCGTCGTGTTCGAGAGCGGGCGGTCCTCGACGAGCACCGCCGGCGCGCGGGGCGAGCGCCCGCGGCCGAGGAACCGCGCCCGGTCGGTCTCGTACTGCACGGCGCCGAGCGTCGTCCCCCGGACGGAGAGCACGTGGACGGCCCAGACGGGCGCCTCCTCGCCGGAGCGCGGACGCCGCCGCGCGAGAAGGGCGTTGCCGACCCACTCCGTTTCGACGAAGAGCTTCGAGAAGGCGGGGTGCGAGAGGTCCGCCGCGCGCGGCGCGAGGACGATCTCGGCGTAGCTCGTCACCTCGACGTCCCGGGCGTCTCGGGAACGCCCCGCCGGATTGGCGAGCGTCACGCGGCGGTATTCCGCGTCGTCCTGCGAGGAGACGATGATCTCCATCGTCGTCTCGATCCCCTCGTCGGAGCGGGAGAGCTCGACCTTGTGCTCCGAGAAGCGCGCCTCGAAACGCCTCGGCCGGCGGACGGTCGGCTGGTAACCCGCCGACCAGTTCGTGCCGCTCCGCACGTCGCGCAGGTAGATCCACGACCCCCACGCGTCGGTCGTCGGATCGTCGCGCCAGCGCGTGACGGCGAGGTTTCCCCGCCGGCTCTCTCCCGCTCCGGCGGTCGTCATGAGGACGGAGTAGCTGCCGTTGGAGAGGATCTGGGTGCGGGGCGTCGAGCTGTCGGGGGACTCGAACCGGCGGACGGGGATCGACGCCTCCTCGCGGACGACCCGGCCGGCCGAGACCTGAGCGACGATCGAGCCGGCGAGCGCGGCGGTGTTGCGCGGAATCCGCTCCTGCAGGAGGAGCTCGGTGGCCTGGACGGCGGGATCCGCGTGGAAGCGCTCCCGCATGACGTCGCGGTGCAGGTAGTTGTCGAGCGCGACGAGCGTCATCCCCTGGTGGTGGGCCATGTAGGCCTTGATCACGGCGCGCGTGGCGTCGGGCGGGAGGCGCCGCGACGTGTAGTCGACCGATTCGTAGAAGCCGAACGGTCCCCGCGCTCCCTCGTCCGCGAGGCGCCGCAGGTTCTCGACGGCGCCCGAGGGATCGGCGAGCAGCGCGAGGAACGTCGAATAGGGGGAGACGACGAGCTCGTCCGGGGCGCTCCGCCGGAGCCCGAGATCCGGCACGCCGAACGGCCCGTACTGGTAGTTCATGTGCAGGTCGCGCGCGTTGTACGCGGATTCGGAGACGCCCCACGGGACGCCGCGGCCGCGGCCGTACTGCACCTGCGCCGCGACGGCGTTGCGGCACGTCGACGTGAGGAGCGTCCCCGGATAGGAGCGCAGGAGCAGGAGCGGCATCAGGTACTCGAACATGCTTCCCGACCAGGAGAGGAGGATCGGCCGCCCCGCCGCGAGCGTGAACGGACGCTGCAGCCGGAACCAGTGCTCGGTCGGCGCGTCCCCCTTGACGATCGCGAGGAAGCTCGTCAGCCGCGCCTCGGACACGAGGAGGTCGTAGTACGAGGGGTCGAGGCGGCCGAGGCCGGGGTTGAAGCCGATCGAGAAGACCTTCCGGTCCGGGTCGAACAGGAAGCGAAAGTCCATTTGGCGCACGAGCGCGTCCGCGCGACGCGCGATCGCGCGGAGTCGTTCGCTTCGGGTGGCCTTCTCCGACGCCTGGCCGGCCTTCTCCGACGCCTGGCCGGCATCCTTCGACGCCTTTCCGGCGTCCTTCGACGTCTTTCCGACGTCCTTCGACGTCTTTCCGACGTCGGGCGGGGCCTCCGCCATGGGCGACGGCGGATCGGCGGCAAGCGGGGGGCCGGAAGGGGGCCGGTTCGCCGCCCCTTCCGGCGCTCGCCGCTCGCGCGCGTGCGACTGGACCTGCGCGAGAAGATCGGCGAGCCACCCCCGGAGATCCGCGATCTCCATCTCGGGGTGCTCCGCCGCGAGCGCCGCGAACCCGTCGGCGATCTCCCCGCCGAGCCGCGCGAGCTCGGCGAGGCACGTCTCCCTGTCGCGTTCGGCGGCGACGACCTCGGAGAGCTTCCGGATCTGCTCGCGGAGCTGGTGCACCGGCACCGCTTCCGTCCGCACGCCCGAGGGGGGCACCTTCTCGAATTCCTTCTCGACGAGGCGCACGACGTCGCCGAGGCCGTCGCGCCACGCGCCGTCGTCCGCGTCGTTTTCCGCGAGCGACTCCGCGCCCTGCTCGAGCGCGATCAGGCATGCGGCGAGGTTGCCGCTGTCGACCGAGGAAATGTACGGCGGGTTGAGCGGCGCGAGCGCGAGCGTGTCGTACCAGTTGTAGAAGTGGCCGCGCAGGCGCGGGAGCCGCTCGAGGCCGTCGAGCGTCCGCTCGATCCGTTCGATCGCATCGCCGGTCCCGACGTAGCCGAAGTCGTGGGCGGCGAGGGTCGAGAGGAGCGCCAGCCCCACGTTGGTCGGCGACGTCCGGTGGGCGATCAGAGGGTCGCGGTCCTCCTGGTAGTTGTCCGGCGGCAGGCCGTTCTCCGCCGCGCCGCAGAAGCGGTCGAAGTACCTCCACGTCTGGCGCGCGATCTCGCGAAGCTCGCGGCGCTCGGAGGCGGGAATCTCGGCGCGCGCGTCGGGGATCGGGCGCGAGAGCTGCGCGGCGAGCGCCGGCGCGACGATCCACAGGAGCAGGAAGGGAGACGCCGCGACGAGGTTGGCCGGCGCGAAGTACGCCACACCGCCGGCGAGCGCCACGGTGAGGACCCACCCCGCGCCCATGCGGCGGAAATAGCCGCCAATCGAGCGCGCGCTCGTCCGCTCCGACGCGGCCGCGGTCGTCCAGTCGAGCAGGCCGCGATGCGAGACGAACTGCCGCCACGTGGCCCGCAGGGCGGCGTCGAGCGAAAGGATCGCCAGGTGCGGGAGGAACGCCACGCGGAGCGCGAACCGCGCGCAGTTGTCCATCGCGTCCCCCCAGACGGTCCAGAAGTGGCTCGTCCACGGCACGCCGCGCGGATGGATCGAGAGCCCTTCCGCGAGGTGGAAGACGATCGGAAAAGCGATCGTGAGCACCGCGAGCGCCGACCAGACGAACGGGGACCCCGGGAGGACGAGCCACGCCGCCGCGAGCCAGAGGAGGAGCGCGGGCGGCACGAGGCTCCTCCTCAGGTTGTCGAAGATCTTCCACAGCGAGAGAAGCGAGAGGTCGTTGCGGCGTCGCCCGTGCTCCCCCGGGACGCGCGGCCAGAGCCAGCGCAGGAGCTGCCAGTCCCCGCGGACCCAACGGTGCTGCCGGCGCGTGTAGACGTCGTAGGAGGAGGGGTGGTCCTCGTAGACCTCGATGTCGGTCGCGAGCGCCGACCGCGCGAAGCTTCCCTCGAAGAGGTCGTGCGAGAGCAGCGCGTTCTCCGGGATCCGCCCCGCGAGCGCCGCCTCGAACGCGTCGACGTCGTAGATCGCCTTTCCGGTGAAGCTCCCCTCGTCGAAGAGGTCCTGGTAGACGTTGGAGACCGCCGTCGTGTACGGGTCGATGCCGGCGTGGCCCGAGGAGATCTGCGCGAAGGCGGAGCCGTTCGCGCTCTCGGGAGACACGGACACGCGCGGCTGGACGATCGCGTGTCCCTCGCGCACGACGCCGGTCCGCGCGTCGAGGCGCGGACGGTTCAACGGATGCGCGAGCGTCCCGGCGAGCGCCCGCGCGGAATCGCGGGGGAGCCGCGTGTCGGCGTCGAGCGTCAGGACGAAGCGGATCCGGGCGAGTGCCGCCGGCTCGGCCGGGACGACGTCGAAAGTCGTCGGCCCCTTCCCGCGGAGAGCGCGGTTGAGCTCCGTGAGCTTCCCGCGCTTCCTCTCCCATCCCATCCATCTCCGCTCGGTGGCGTTCCAGACCCGCCGCCGGTGGAAGAGCCAGAATCGGTCGCCCCCTTCCGGCGGGCGCGTCTCGGCCCTCTCGTTGAGCTGCCGGATCCCCTCGGCGAGGAGGGGCACGAGAGCTTCCTCGCCCGAGATCGTCTCTTCGGCCGCGTCGGGGAAATCGGTCAGGAGCGCGAAGCGCAGGCGGGGATCGGGATTGGCGTACGACCGGATCTCGAGACCCGTGAGGAGCTCGCGAATTCCGTCCGCGTCCTCGAGGAACGCGGGCACGACGACCAGCGTCTCGAACTCCGGAGGGATGCCGTCCTTCCATTCGAGCTTCGGCAGCAGCCGCGGGGGGAAGAGGAGCGTGGCGGCGAAATTCACGAGCGTGAGAGCGAGCTCGGAGACCGGCAGGAGCGCGAGGAGCGCCGTCGCCGCCACGAGCCCCGCGCGCCCGCCCGAGGCGGCCGCGTAGCGGACGACCACGACCTCGAGCAGCCCGGCGACCGCCGCGATGGCTCCGAGGTAGAACGGCGTCGGATGCCGGAGAACGACGCGCCGGGCTCGTTCCGCCGGCGGCGGCCGGTACGCGACGGCGCGCTCGAGCGCGTCGCGTCCCCGGTCCACCAGGTACCAGCCGACGTGCCGTTCCGGATCGGTCCGGCCGGCGGACGCGAGGTCCACGGCCCGGCGCGCCGCGTCGCACTCGCGCTCGCCGTCGCGGCGGCCGAGCGCCTCGATGACGTGCCGGTACCGGTCGCGGGTGGCGAAGTCCTGCCGGCGGTGCGCGCCGGCGGGGTCTTCGGCGAGGATCTTCTCGACGAGGCTGACCGACTCGAAGAAGCCGGCCCAGTCCGTCTGCGAGAAGAGCCGCATGCTCGCGATGATGTTGGCGATCGTCGCCTGGGCGGTCGTCTGCCGGTTGTGCTCGGCGTGGACCGCCGCGTCGGTCGTCAGGCCCTGCTCGGCGAGCCCCTCCTCGATCCATCGCTGCGCCGCCGCGAGGGCGGGGTCGATGTCGCGGAGGCGCTGCATGACGCGCACGGCGAACGTCGGGTTGACGACGATCGCTCGCCGCTCGGGCGTTCGCAGGATCGCCTCCGCCGTCTTTTCGCGCTCGCCCGGCGCGGCCGCGTCGATCGCCGAGAGGACCCGGTCGCAGAGCGCGTCCGCCTTGGCGCGGTCGCGGCGGGCGACCTCCATGCGTCCGGCGAGCCGGCGCAGGTTCTCGATGAGCGCCATCCGGAGGGCGATCGCCACCGCCCACAGCTCGCCGATGGAGAGCGGCGTGACGCGCTGGTAGGCGGTCAGGAACCGGCGGAGGGTCTCCATGTCGGGGTTGCTGTCGGTGTGCGCGATGACGTCGATCGCGATCGCGTAGACGCGCGGGTAGCCGCGCCATTCCCCCTCGGCGAGCTGCGGCAGCTCCTTCTCGTACTTGCGCGGGAAGTCCTCGCGGACCTCGCGGATCTGGTCGAGCACGAGATGGAAGTTGTCGAGGAGCCACTCGGCGGCGGGGGAGATCGGCTCGCCCCGCCGCGCGCCCGTGACGATCGACTCGTGGATCGCGCGCAGCTCCCGGTCGCTCTCCTCCAGCCGCCGGCGAAGGAGCTGGCGGCGCGAGCGGCGGGAGACTTTCTTGTGGCGGGACGCGAGGCGCTCGGCCTCCGCTTCGAGACGGTCGGGGCCGTAGATGTCGGCGCGGATCGGTTCCTCCCGCCCGAGGCTCCTCCACATCGCCGTGCTTTTGGCCAACCGACTCCTTCTCGCGGCGCGCCGGAGCGCGCCTCCCTTGACAATACCGCAATCTTTTCTATGCTTGCCTCGTGCCGGCCCTCCGCGCGTGTTCCTGTTGTTGCGCACTCCCGTAGCGACCGGGCGCGGCCGAACGTTGCGAACGCGAGCCCGGATTCACCGGGCTCTTTTTATTGGGGAGAGGTGCTCTCGTGAGAATCGCCAGCGACGTCACCCGGTTGATCGGAAACACTCCGCTCGTGCGTCTCAATCGCGTCACCGAGGGCGCGGTCGCCCAGGTCGCCGCCAAGCTCGAGTTCTTCAATCCGGCGCACTCCGTGAAGGACCGCATCGGGGTCGCGATGGTCGCCGCCCTCGAGCGGGCCGGAAAGCTCGACCCGCGCAACGCGTCGAAGTCGACGATCGTCGAGCCGACGAGCGGCAACACCGGCATCGCGCTCGCCATGGTCGCGGCGCAGCGCGGCTACTCGTGCGTGCTCGTGATGCCCGACTCGATGTCGAAGGAGCGCGTCAAGGTCCTGAAGTTCCTCGGCGCCGAGGTGGTGCTCACTCCGGCCGCGGGAGGCGTCAACGCGGCGATCGCGAAGGCGGAGGAGATCGCGAAGGATCGCGGCGGCGTGATCCCGCAGCAGTTCGAGAATCCCGCCAACCCCGAGATCCACGAGCGGACGACCGCCATGGAGATCTGGAACGACACCGACGGCGACATGGACATCTTCGTCGCGGGGGTGGGCACGGGCGGCACGTTGACGGGCGTCGGCCGGGTCTGGAAGGCGTGGAAGCCCCAGGTGAAACTGATCGCCGTCGAGCCCGCCGAATCGCCGGTCATCGCGGGCGGCACGCACTCGAAGCACAAGATCCAGGGGATCGGCACCGGCTTCATCCCGAAGAACCTCGACATGCGCTTCGTGGACGGGACGTTTTCCGTCTCGTCGGACCAGGCGCTCGTCATGGCGCGCCGTCTCGCCCGCGAGGAAGGGATCCTCGCCGGAATTTCCTCGGGCGCGGCCGCGCACGCGGCCGTCGAGCTGGCGAAGGAGCCCAACAACCAGGGAAGGTTGATCGTCTGCGTTTTCCCCTCGACGTCGGAGCGCTACATCTCGACGGACCTGTTCGCCGGAATCGAGTCGTAGCTCGCGCAGCCGCGGGATCGCGGGACGAAGGAGGCGAGCGGGGAAGTCGCGGGTCCTGACGCGGCGCGCCCCTCTGCGCCCGATCGGCGCGTGCTGAGGACAGGGTTACGGGTGCCCGTGCGCGGCGATCGGCTCGCAGAGGGAATCGCGCCGCGCCACCCGCCGCCGCTCGCGGCTGGAAATCGCGAACCTCGGGCAGACGCTCGCTCGGGGTGTCTGGGAGGAAGCGGCGCTACGCGCCGCGACTGATTTCTGTTGCGCTCGAAGATCGCGGGACGAAGGAGGCGAGCGGGAGAATCGCGGGTCCTGACGTGTGGCCGCCCACATGGAGCCGCGAGCGAAGCGAAGCCGCCGACTTCCCCTCGCCCGGCGGGAGAGGGTGGCCGCTGCAGGCGGCCGGGTGAGGGGGGCCGAAGGCCTGGCCCGCCCGGCGCATTTTTGGCTCGTGCGACAGGTCGGCGCTCGGCGGGCGGCTCCAGGAGTCGACGGCCACCCGGCGGCGCTGCCGCTGACGACGGGAGTTCGCGAACCCGCGGCAGCCGCTCGCGACGGGGAGTCCGGAGGAGAGGTGCGCACTGGCGTGCGTGCGGTCGCCTCAATGGCCGCGTGACTCACGTTTCGCGCCAGTGGCGAAACGAAGCCACCGCTAGAATCTGCGTGCGTCCGCGGCCGTCCATCCCGGCACAACCGTTGCACGTATTCCTTCCGTTCGCCCGAATTCGGGCGGGAGGAAGGTGCGGGCATGCGACGACTGGCGATTCCGGCGGTCCTGCTTTTTCTTTTCGGCTCAGCGGCGAGCGCCCAGCCGCGGCGGCGCGGGCGGTTCGCGTCTCCCGACGAGCACGACCTCCGGCAGGCGGTCGACTCGATGAACTCGTTCTGGAACCGCGGTGACGCGCGCAACTACGCCACGGCGCTTTCCGACGACACCGACTGGGAGAACGCCGCCGGATGGCGGATCCGCGGCCGTGCGGGGGTCGAGCGGTTCCTCGGGCAATACCTGTGGCGCGGAGGACGGCCGGCGTTCCGGCCGACGGGGGAGAGGGTGAGGCTGCTCGCGCCCGACCTGGCGGCCGTCGAGCAGGACGCGGAGGCGTCGTCGACCGTCGAGCCGGGCGGTCCGCCGCGGCGCGTCCGGGAGATGCAGTTCTTCCAGAAGCGTGGAGGGCGCTGGCAAGTGATCTCGACGCGCTTCTGGGAGCCGGTCCGCGGTCCGCGGCCGCCGCAGATACCGGGCCTGAGCCCGGAGCCGTTCCGGCGCTGAAGGCGCCCGGCCGGCCCCTTTGAGCGCCGTCACGAGCCCGGCGCCGTGCCGTGGCCCGGGAGAGCGTTCATTGCGCAAAATGGTCAGGTTGGTCTAAGCTTGCAGGATGAAGGAAAGAGTCTATCCGGTGTACAAGGCGAAGGCGAAACTGTCACAGGCGGTTCGCGAAGCGCGCGCCGGATTTCGGGTCGTTTTGACGGTCCACGGGAAGGACGCCGTCGAGCTCGTTCCCGTTGCGGAGAAGCCGCGGCGGGAAACCCTGGGTAAGCGCATCGACCGGCTGACCGCGGAAGGCGCCATCCGGCCCGCTCCTCTTTCCCCGCCGGCGGGAGAGCCCTTTCCCGTCCTGGCCCGAAGGCCGGGCGCCTTGAAGCGATTTCTCGAATCGCGCGATTGAATCGTTCGTACGTCGACACCTCCGTTCTCGTGGCGATCGCGCTCGGAGACCCCGGCGCCGAGAGGCTGCGCCGTCGCCTCGCGCGTTTTGGCGCTGTTTTCGCCGGCGGCCTGCTGGAAGCGGAGTTCCGGTCGGCGGTCGCCCGCGAGAACGTGGAGGGCGAGGCGGCCGAAGCGCACCTTCGCCGGATCTCGTTCGTCGAGCCGCCGCGGCGGATGACGGCGGAGATTTCCCGGGCTCTTGCGGTCCGGCGTCTCCGCGGAGCGGATCTCTGGCACGTGGCGTGCGCGCTCTACCTCTCACCGGACCCGCACGAGCTGGCGTTCCTGACGCTCGATGCGGATCAGAGATTCGTCGCGCGAAAGCTCGGATTCCGGAGCCGGTGATCGGCATCGTGTCCGTGCGCTCGTCCGGCGGCGCGGTGGCGACCCGGAGCCGATGGCCGCCTCGCGGCGCTCTTTAATTTGGGCCCGTATGGCATCCGGCCTTCGACGCGCAGACCGGTACCCGGACGGGCGGGTGTCCGGCGATGACGGTGAAAAATGGACCATTCGGATGACGAACGTCATATCCGCGGCCGTCCCGGCACGGTACTTTCATGTCCGGAGGACCGAATGGCCACGATCGACCCGAACGTTCCGGTGAAGGACCTGCTCGAGCAAATGCCGGAAATCCGGCCCGTGCTCGCGGCCTTCGACATCGACACGTGCTGCGGCGGGCAGCATCCGTTAAACGAAGCCTGCCGCGCGCGCGGCGTCGCCCTCGAAGAGGTCCTGACCGAGATCGGCCACGTCGTCCCCCGGGCCGAGCCTCCTCGCACGAAAACGCCCCACCGCGTCGACCCCAACCGGCCGGTGAAGGAGCTGCTCGAGGCCATGCCGGAGATCCGGCCGGTGCTCGCGGCATACCAGATCGACACCTGCTGCGGCGGGCAGCACCCGTTGAACGAGGCCTGCCGCGCCAAGGGCGTCCCGCTCGAGGAGGTTCTGACCGACATCGACGCGGTCGCGTCGAGGAAGCGGAGCGCTTCGGAAAAACCGCGGCCGGCTCACGCTTCCGCGTCTTCCGCCGGAGAGCTCGTCATGCCGTCGATGTCGATCCGCGAGCTCGTCCGCCGGTTCCCGTCGACCGCCGCGGTCCTCGAGGAGCACGGGCTGACCGACTGCGGCGGCGAGGAAGGGCCGGACGAGCCGCTCGGCTGGTTCGCCACGGTGCACCGGATCCCGCTCGACCCGCTGATGGCCGACGTTCGGGCGGCCGCGGCGAGCGAGCCGCGCCGGGAAGCCCGGAGGGGCCCGCCCGCGCCGCTTCCCGCCGCGCAGAAGCCGCCGGCGCGCGGATTCGCGCCGGAGTTCATCGTCGGCTCGATCGTTCTCACGCTCACGCTCGGCGCCACGACCGGCATGATCAATCTCCTTCGGATCGCCGCGGGAGGCGACGTGCCGTTCTCGCACCGGCAGATCCACGCGCACACGCAGATCCTGGGTTTCGCGGCGCTCTTCCTCATGGGGATCGCGTTCCACGCGCTTCCGCGGATCACCGGCATCGGAGGCGGGCCGCCGCGATTCGCCAAGCTCGCGTTCTGGCTGATGGCGGGCGGCGTGCTCCTGCGGAACTTCGGGCAGCCGTTCAACATGGCGCCGGTCGGGCGCGGCGCGTCGCTCGTCTCGGGTGTCGCCGAGCTCGCGGCGGGATGCCTCTTCGCGGTCTTCGTCGCCGACCTCGCGCGCCGCGCTCCCGCCGGCAAGTACGGGAAGAAGGACCCGTTCCTCGCGCTGCTCGGCTTCGGCACCGGCTTCTTCGTCACGGCGCTCGTCTTCAACGCGCTCCAGAGCGTGTGGCTCGCGGGGCACATGGAAACCGCCCTGCCCGCCTCCCTGGTCGAGCCGTTCTATTTCGTCGCGCTCTACGGCTTCCTTCTCGGATGGGTCTTCGCCTTCGCGTACCGAGTCGTCGCGCTCTTCCTCGGCCTGAATGCCCCGCCGGCGGGGCCGGCCCGGGCCGCGCTCGTCCTCCAGACGATCGGCGTCGCGGCGTTCCTCGCGGCGTGGATCCCGGGCCTCTCGAACCCCGCCGCCGCGCTCCTGCGCGACGCGGGGAT encodes:
- a CDS encoding DUF542 domain-containing protein, encoding MATIDPNVPVKDLLEQMPEIRPVLAAFDIDTCCGGQHPLNEACRARGVALEEVLTEIGHVVPRAEPPRTKTPHRVDPNRPVKELLEAMPEIRPVLAAYQIDTCCGGQHPLNEACRAKGVPLEEVLTDIDAVASRKRSASEKPRPAHASASSAGELVMPSMSIRELVRRFPSTAAVLEEHGLTDCGGEEGPDEPLGWFATVHRIPLDPLMADVRAAAASEPRREARRGPPAPLPAAQKPPARGFAPEFIVGSIVLTLTLGATTGMINLLRIAAGGDVPFSHRQIHAHTQILGFAALFLMGIAFHALPRITGIGGGPPRFAKLAFWLMAGGVLLRNFGQPFNMAPVGRGASLVSGVAELAAGCLFAVFVADLARRAPAGKYGKKDPFLALLGFGTGFFVTALVFNALQSVWLAGHMETALPASLVEPFYFVALYGFLLGWVFAFAYRVVALFLGLNAPPAGPARAALVLQTIGVAAFLAAWIPGLSNPAAALLRDAGMAGVALAAIVFVVGAKLLTRPKLPALVPRGNPLFAIRAAFVCLTLWAVLELGAIVVARTTVFPAQNLWWADAARHVFTIGFVTMIIVGMSFRILPVFSGKSLWSAKLAYATYALILAGVAMRLLQYPAAFHARLYQAGSWMGVLIVLALVLFTVNLYKTMRAKTAPPTALRTAEPELRPSRPTFVSSLPVR